The following nucleotide sequence is from Spirochaetota bacterium.
TGCTCGTCTGGCTCCCTTGAGCCGTCCCATGTCCTCAGGGCCATGGGGGTCCCCTTTACCTCGGCCCACGGTTCCATCAGGTTCAGCCTGAGCCGTTATACGACCGCTGACGAGGTCGACCACGTGCTTAAGGTCATGCCTGAGTTGGTCAATCGGCTCCTCGACATATCGCCCTACTGGGACAGCGACAAGCAGGAGCCGAAGCCCATTAATTTATAATATGTATTTGCTGTGGCTGAATCATGGCGTATCGATTCCGCTCTGCATTATCAGCCCGCCTGTTTATCAGTGAGACTTTGTTCAAACCTATACAGGATTGAAAAGTCCAGAAAGGCTTCATAGCCATGGCTGAAGACGAGCTTGTTATTATCAAAAAGTCCCCCTTGCCGGAAGGACATGCCGCCGGCAGTGGCGCCGTAACGTAAACCGCCGCTTACGGAGAGTGTTACAGGTTTTTTGAAGTTTACATTCAATCCCGCAACGATACCCAGGTCAAGTCCGGCCACGTTGTATTTTGCTTTCCCGTACAGGTATGACATAAGCGGTCCCGGCAAAGATTGACAGAGAACATATGAATCGAGTAATTTATTATTATCAAAAAAATTATAGCCGGCTCTCCCGAATATATAGCGGATACCCACCTGCGGGCCGAGCCAGAACTGGTAGTAATCGTTGTGCGATAGGACAAAGCAGAAAGTGTTGATGAAGCCGAATCGATACAAATTCTGGCGGGAATCTTTCACAATTGAATAACGCTCCATCGTGATGTTGTACCGGTGTATATAGGTCCCATCCGGCCTTTCGTCATCGATGACCAGCCCGCCGCCTATGGATGGCATGTAGCCATAGTCCTTGTGAATATTCGAATAAGGCTTCGAGTGAACCCTGTGAATCGGTATCTCATTGTAGAGCGCCGATTCGCCTGTTGCGGCGTTAAATGATGCGCCGACGCTCAATGCCATGGCCGGAATCGTGCCGAATACCGCCAGTATCATCGCCGGCAGCAATAATAGTATTTTTATGGACATAGGAACCCCCTTGATGTAATATCATTTTTTTCATAAAGCGCTCCTCTGTTTGCTTGGATGAGCGGAATCGCGACTATATATTTTTACGTCGCTAATAATCTATTTGTTCATGGGGTTCCTTTATTGTTACAGATATCCTGTTCTTTTACAAGTGTTTTTTTGTTATGCGATCCTATTTTGATTAATGATGAAAAATTTACTTGTCACTGCGCATTAATGGACATACACTGAAATAGTACGATTGGACCTGCTGTAAATCCGTCATTTCGACGGATCGCGGTATGTCTAGCGTTCAGAGATTATCATGAATTTTACCATGCGATCGTATAAAACTATAATATTCCTCATCATCGCGGGCCTGTGCGTGGGCGCCGGAATATACAGGGCAGCTGGTTTTATCTCCTACGGAAAAAGCGCCAGGCCCGTTAAAGCCGATGCCGCCATCGTCCTCGGCGCGGCATCTTATGGAGATAAACCATCGCCGGTGTTCCGGGAGCGCATCAACCACGCCATATGGCTTTACCGCAGGGGCTTCGTGAAGAAAATCATCTTCACCGGAGCCAGGGACAGCCGCAACGAGCCGGCTGCATCAGCGGTCGCATCACGGTACGCCGCGGGCCGCGGCGTGGCCACCGGGGACATCCTCTGTGAAGACCGCTCAACGACCACGCAGGAAAACCTGTTTGGCGCGCGGCAGCTGGCCGAGAAGAACGGCCTGACGAATTTCCTGATCGTCAGCGACCCGCTGCACATGAAGCGCTCCATGATGCTGGCGGAAAGCCTCGGCATGGCTGTCCATCCCGCGCCGACTCCGACTACGCGCTATCGCGGTATCGGCAGCAGGCTGGCCTTTTTGGCGCGGGAGGTCTATTATTACGAGACCTACCTGCTGTACAGACAGGCGGAACGCCTGTCTCCCGACAAGCTGTAAAGATCAAAATTCGCTGGAGATTGTGAACCTGCCATGTATATCGCTTTTTTCGACCTGGACCATACCATACTGAGCACGTCAAGCGGACGCGTTATGTTCAAGGGCTCCTACGAGCACGGCATTATCGGGAAAAAGGAGGTGCGGCGCGGGATCCTGATCAATATTCTCTATCGTCTTGGCATCATCAGCCCCCACGACGCGGTCTCACGCTGGATGAAATGGTATGCGGGCATAAGCGTGGAAACGATCGCTCCCATCGCTGCCGAGTGGATCCATGAGCTTAAGGGGATGGTGCGGGAAGGCGCGCGGAAGGAGATCGACAGGCACCGCGAGAAGGGGGGGCGCACCGTGATCCTCTCGGCTTCGCCCACTTTTATCTGCGAAGAAATGAGAAAGCACCTCGCCATGGATGACATCCTCTGCACCGAGCTGGAGGTCGTCGACGGGTTGCTCACCGGGAACCTCAA
It contains:
- a CDS encoding YdcF family protein; the encoded protein is MNFTMRSYKTIIFLIIAGLCVGAGIYRAAGFISYGKSARPVKADAAIVLGAASYGDKPSPVFRERINHAIWLYRRGFVKKIIFTGARDSRNEPAASAVASRYAAGRGVATGDILCEDRSTTTQENLFGARQLAEKNGLTNFLIVSDPLHMKRSMMLAESLGMAVHPAPTPTTRYRGIGSRLAFLAREVYYYETYLLYRQAERLSPDKL
- a CDS encoding HAD family hydrolase → MYIAFFDLDHTILSTSSGRVMFKGSYEHGIIGKKEVRRGILINILYRLGIISPHDAVSRWMKWYAGISVETIAPIAAEWIHELKGMVREGARKEIDRHREKGGRTVILSASPTFICEEMRKHLAMDDILCTELEVVDGLLTGNLKGNYCHGPCKLDRAIQYCSDYGFDLKEAYYYADSFADLPVLEAVGNPVCVTPDGKLERVARRRGWRIARW